From a single Intestinibaculum porci genomic region:
- a CDS encoding SEL1-like repeat protein produces the protein MSTRYMQNQYALAHLYLNENELQDVHQALKLLKEYKANRHSQFALMRLRDLYTIYANGIGMEEDLASAEMYARSIIANHDETKVVRMKPFLSLFLFSRRSKLFIIPQLTEKIE, from the coding sequence ATGAGTACGAGATATATGCAAAATCAGTATGCTTTGGCACATTTATATTTAAATGAAAACGAGCTGCAGGATGTTCATCAAGCACTTAAATTGTTAAAAGAATATAAAGCCAATCGCCATTCACAATTTGCTCTCATGCGGCTGCGCGATCTTTATACGATTTATGCGAATGGCATTGGCATGGAAGAAGATTTAGCGAGCGCGGAAATGTATGCCAGAAGCATTATTGCCAATCATGATGAAACTAAAGTGGTAAGAATGAAACCGTTCTTATCACTTTTTCTCTTTTCTAGGAGATCAAAACTGTTTATAATCCCACAATTGACAGAAAAAATTGAGTAA
- a CDS encoding IS1634 family transposase encodes MKLYYDKRLKDPTYYVQEGIRNGKKTTTRNVKKLGKHSELLMITDDPVSYCRNVIQKMNEDARSGKREYTLTVDFNQRVTGPDDSRISRSLSSNIGYFYLQYIYNMLELDGFFRNLQEKSKAKYDFNSVNRFLTFGRILDPHSKYGTYDRLNAYYENPQIEYHHFLRFLDLIAENQEDYLAHLYKKSQNLIKRDMSVVYYDCTNYFFECEQADDDEIDPETGEVTKGLRRYGVSKENRPNPIVEMGLLMDKRGIPISMCLDPGNTSEQETATPLEEQVIKTMGNSKFIYCADAGLGSYNIRKFNSMGGRAFIVTQSVKKLSDALQTAVFNDCDYRNLSDDNPVSIEELKTFKYDKNSELNRARYESTAYKVLNADKEDIFLGYYEMKKCKNGKIRKVKAKGTLKQIVIVTFSRKMMDYQRKVRQRQIDRAKKLISSGDPEKIKKGPNDVRRFIKNKNKTKSAYIIDEEQIRKEEQYDGYYAVATNLVLDPVKDILDISHKRYQIEDCFRIMKTTFKARPVYVYNPNRIRAHFLTCFTALLVYRLLECMLDDQGTHVTVKELIETLKNMNVVNEHDVYYSATYTSSYTLKALEQLTELGLDFQYYKPKDLNKILRKISKKLLKRQSHTTKN; translated from the coding sequence ATGAAGCTCTACTACGACAAGCGTCTTAAGGATCCCACATACTATGTCCAGGAGGGAATCAGAAACGGCAAAAAGACGACCACCCGCAATGTAAAAAAGCTCGGCAAACATTCAGAACTTCTGATGATCACCGATGATCCGGTATCCTACTGCAGAAATGTAATACAAAAAATGAATGAGGATGCGAGATCCGGAAAGCGGGAATACACACTGACGGTCGACTTCAATCAGCGAGTGACAGGACCCGATGATAGCCGGATAAGCCGCTCACTGTCATCCAACATCGGATACTTCTACCTTCAGTACATTTATAATATGCTTGAACTGGACGGCTTTTTTAGAAATCTTCAGGAAAAGTCCAAGGCGAAATATGACTTTAATTCTGTTAACAGATTTCTTACCTTTGGCAGAATCCTTGATCCTCACAGCAAGTATGGCACCTATGACCGCCTTAATGCCTACTATGAGAATCCTCAGATTGAGTACCATCATTTTCTCCGCTTTCTCGATTTAATTGCAGAAAACCAGGAGGACTACCTTGCGCATCTTTATAAAAAATCACAGAATCTCATAAAGAGAGACATGTCTGTCGTCTACTATGACTGCACAAATTACTTTTTTGAATGCGAACAGGCTGACGATGATGAGATTGATCCGGAAACGGGCGAAGTTACAAAGGGGCTAAGACGCTACGGCGTCAGCAAGGAAAACAGGCCTAATCCTATCGTTGAAATGGGACTTTTAATGGACAAGAGAGGAATTCCTATTTCTATGTGCCTGGATCCTGGCAATACCAGCGAGCAGGAAACGGCCACCCCGCTGGAGGAGCAGGTCATTAAGACCATGGGTAACAGTAAATTCATATACTGTGCCGATGCCGGTCTGGGTTCATACAATATCCGCAAATTTAATTCAATGGGCGGCCGAGCTTTTATTGTCACGCAGTCAGTCAAGAAGCTGTCTGATGCTCTTCAGACTGCTGTATTCAACGACTGTGACTACAGAAATCTCAGTGATGACAATCCAGTGTCAATTGAGGAGCTAAAAACCTTTAAATATGACAAAAACAGCGAACTGAACAGAGCACGCTATGAATCTACAGCCTATAAAGTTTTAAATGCTGACAAGGAGGACATCTTTCTTGGTTATTATGAGATGAAAAAATGCAAAAATGGTAAGATCAGGAAAGTAAAAGCAAAAGGCACTTTAAAGCAGATCGTCATTGTTACGTTCTCGAGAAAAATGATGGACTATCAGAGAAAAGTTCGTCAGAGACAGATTGACAGAGCTAAAAAGCTCATCTCTTCAGGTGATCCGGAGAAGATCAAGAAGGGACCCAATGACGTAAGAAGGTTTATCAAAAATAAAAATAAGACAAAGTCAGCTTATATTATAGATGAGGAGCAGATTCGAAAAGAAGAGCAGTATGACGGCTATTATGCAGTAGCGACAAATCTTGTTCTTGATCCGGTCAAGGATATTCTTGACATATCACATAAGAGATACCAGATTGAGGACTGCTTTAGAATAATGAAGACTACCTTCAAAGCTCGTCCTGTCTATGTATATAATCCCAACAGAATTAGAGCGCATTTTTTAACGTGCTTCACCGCCCTGCTAGTATACAGACTGTTAGAATGCATGCTTGATGATCAGGGAACACATGTAACAGTAAAAGAGCTGATAGAAACATTAAAAAACATGAATGTGGTGAATGAGCATGATGTTTACTATAGTGCAACATACACTTCAAGCTATACGCTAAAGGCTCTCGAGCAGCTAACAGAGCTGGGGCTTGACTTTCAGTACTACAAGCCAAAGGACCTGAATAAAATTTTAAGAAAAATTTCAAAAAAACTTTTAAAGAGGCAATCACATACAACAAAAAATTGA
- a CDS encoding nitrite/sulfite reductase, with product MEQVWKDRENLNKNEIAKLEKDGLAIIDELPQLAKKSFEDIAWDDVERLKWAGIYAQRPKNGLFLIRIKLPSGQLNSKQAKVIAQLAKQYGKNEIQITIRQCIQIHNITLADAIAIRKAIAEVGLTSVGGCGDVPRNILGNPLMGIDPEELFDTSNLVNEAVEFLTGNPEYSNLPRKFKLSISANPHDVGFAGINDCAFVPAVKTSHGETVDGFHVYVGGGLSRDPHLAVKLDFFVKPEETLDFIKTVITIFRDYGFREKRTHCRLKHLVDAWGKEKLQEEILKAMPDLEKGGRDYARKWTYGRFHGFHKQKQDGLYYAGLNVISGMMSADALEQVALLSEKYGDGQLRTTNSQCLLVINLPKEHLKDFEKACPLSLKPDYLRGYGASCTGNKYCNFAPIDTKYYLKALYDYLGERHDFKAPFRINVTGCTHQCAHAAIADLGLVGGKMKKNGVMVDAFTLSIGGALGKEAQFGYTLKGRYSFEEVQKIADLLIADFLTHKASTESYAHYVQNKGTEYFESLIHA from the coding sequence ATGGAACAAGTATGGAAAGATCGAGAAAACCTGAATAAAAATGAAATAGCGAAATTAGAAAAAGATGGCTTAGCCATTATTGATGAATTACCTCAGTTAGCTAAAAAATCTTTTGAAGACATTGCCTGGGATGATGTGGAACGTTTAAAGTGGGCAGGTATATATGCCCAAAGACCAAAGAATGGCTTATTTTTGATTCGTATTAAGCTGCCTTCTGGGCAGCTTAACAGCAAGCAGGCAAAAGTTATTGCTCAGCTCGCAAAACAGTATGGTAAGAATGAAATTCAGATTACCATTCGTCAATGTATTCAAATTCATAATATTACTTTAGCGGATGCGATTGCCATTCGTAAAGCGATTGCGGAAGTCGGTTTAACAAGCGTGGGCGGCTGTGGTGATGTACCAAGAAATATCTTAGGCAATCCATTAATGGGGATCGATCCAGAAGAATTATTTGATACTTCAAATTTAGTGAATGAAGCAGTGGAATTCTTAACTGGTAATCCGGAATATTCAAACTTACCACGAAAGTTTAAATTATCGATTTCGGCGAATCCGCATGATGTTGGCTTTGCGGGTATTAATGACTGCGCTTTTGTCCCGGCGGTGAAAACAAGTCATGGCGAAACAGTGGATGGCTTCCATGTCTATGTTGGCGGCGGCCTTTCACGTGATCCGCATTTAGCGGTGAAACTGGATTTCTTTGTGAAACCGGAAGAGACATTAGATTTTATTAAAACGGTCATTACGATCTTTAGAGATTATGGCTTTAGAGAAAAGAGAACGCATTGTCGTCTCAAACATTTAGTAGATGCCTGGGGTAAAGAAAAACTGCAGGAAGAAATCTTAAAAGCGATGCCTGATTTAGAAAAAGGCGGTCGTGATTATGCAAGAAAGTGGACATATGGTCGTTTCCATGGTTTCCATAAACAGAAGCAGGATGGTCTTTATTATGCCGGATTGAATGTTATTTCGGGAATGATGAGCGCTGATGCATTAGAGCAGGTGGCTTTATTAAGTGAAAAGTATGGTGATGGTCAGTTAAGAACAACCAATTCACAATGTTTATTAGTGATTAACTTACCAAAAGAACATCTGAAAGATTTTGAAAAGGCCTGTCCATTATCCTTAAAACCTGATTATTTAAGAGGCTATGGCGCCAGCTGTACAGGGAATAAATACTGTAACTTTGCGCCAATTGATACGAAGTATTATTTAAAAGCTCTTTATGATTATTTAGGAGAAAGACATGACTTTAAAGCGCCGTTTAGAATCAATGTGACGGGCTGCACCCATCAGTGCGCTCATGCGGCGATCGCTGATTTAGGACTAGTTGGCGGGAAGATGAAGAAAAATGGTGTAATGGTCGATGCATTTACGCTTTCGATTGGCGGGGCTTTAGGCAAGGAAGCGCAGTTTGGTTATACATTAAAAGGCCGTTATAGCTTTGAAGAGGTTCAAAAGATTGCGGATCTTCTTATTGCCGACTTTCTCACGCATAAAGCGTCTACAGAAAGCTATGCTCATTATGTACAAAATAAAGGAACAGAATATTTTGAAAGCTTAATTCATGCTTAA
- a CDS encoding D-alanyl-D-alanine carboxypeptidase family protein: protein MWEGHIFLKIFIIIVLASFLGFGLYYDLPTKVQEYYLNSLNDDQVTMDLDECVQLKLKKKEDYKVSSDNKKVAKIDQDLKISPVKAGETDVHVKTKRQDMVCHIIVANHYLNAPVIYLEPHQGYRLKQAGKSMYTSDNGAIEVNNGVVTCTRAANGTITTRTKNKTYTNKIVCRDVMSLMHSSSVTVYDATSKKFLYTKNSDVKMNPASITKILSVYTYLQKIHNVNAPTTLTAEDITTASAGGAVTTKINPSERVTYNDLLHGALLVSGADAIVSLCRTTYGSVGNLAATMNANAAKFGMTNSHFTNGIGMTDPNHYTTGKDLVKLMSHVLQSKAFKKVFYTKKYKTSNGLHVFRSPSSSYGKQVLGAKNGLTNAAQECVALEEKVNGHDLYVITMHAATSHERKMDIVTMNQYLSFTL from the coding sequence ATGTGGGAAGGACATATCTTTTTAAAGATTTTTATCATTATTGTATTAGCATCATTTTTAGGCTTTGGGTTATATTATGATTTACCGACGAAGGTGCAGGAATACTATCTTAATAGCTTAAATGATGATCAGGTGACAATGGATTTAGATGAATGTGTACAGTTAAAACTGAAAAAGAAAGAGGACTATAAAGTCTCTTCGGATAATAAGAAAGTTGCGAAGATTGATCAGGATTTAAAGATTTCACCAGTGAAAGCAGGGGAAACGGATGTCCATGTCAAAACCAAACGTCAGGATATGGTCTGTCATATTATTGTCGCCAATCATTATTTAAATGCGCCGGTGATTTATCTAGAGCCGCATCAGGGCTATCGTCTGAAACAGGCAGGAAAGAGTATGTATACCAGTGATAATGGGGCTATAGAAGTGAATAATGGGGTCGTTACTTGTACGAGAGCTGCAAATGGAACGATCACGACAAGAACGAAAAATAAAACCTATACCAATAAGATTGTCTGCCGTGATGTGATGTCTTTGATGCATTCTTCATCGGTAACGGTTTATGATGCCACAAGTAAGAAATTCCTTTATACGAAAAATAGTGATGTCAAGATGAATCCGGCCTCTATTACGAAGATCTTAAGTGTCTATACGTATTTGCAGAAGATTCACAATGTCAATGCGCCAACAACTTTAACGGCTGAAGATATTACCACCGCTTCAGCGGGTGGCGCAGTGACAACGAAAATCAATCCTAGTGAACGTGTCACTTATAATGATTTATTGCATGGTGCTTTATTGGTTTCAGGAGCGGATGCCATTGTGTCATTATGTCGTACAACATATGGCAGTGTGGGTAATTTGGCGGCCACGATGAATGCGAATGCAGCGAAGTTTGGTATGACCAATAGCCATTTCACTAATGGCATTGGGATGACAGATCCTAATCACTATACAACCGGAAAAGATTTAGTGAAACTGATGAGTCATGTATTACAAAGCAAAGCTTTTAAAAAGGTGTTCTATACGAAAAAGTATAAAACATCCAATGGGTTACATGTCTTTAGATCACCATCCTCTTCTTATGGCAAACAGGTTTTAGGCGCGAAAAATGGTCTTACCAATGCAGCGCAAGAATGTGTAGCTTTAGAAGAAAAGGTCAATGGTCATGATCTGTATGTGATTACGATGCATGCAGCGACATCTCATGAACGTAAAATGGATATTGTAACGATGAATCAGTATCTCTCATTCACTCTGTAA